One Anguilla rostrata isolate EN2019 chromosome 15, ASM1855537v3, whole genome shotgun sequence genomic window carries:
- the cldng gene encoding claudin-like protein ZF-A9 yields MARTVVQLLGFLLGLVGMIGTLIATVLPHWRRTAYIGSNIITVTGYMTGLWMECVWRSTGIYQCQVHRSLLALPSDLQAARALMVLACFASAFATAASATGMKCTRCFHRSSFKSTLVVGGGLLFGASGLLCLVTVSWTTSDVVRDFHNPLQPGVKYEIGQAVYLGFFSAFLSLAGGVALCLSCEDPPRRPPRSCPPHARPHYPPPPRSASQKPPPPYRPPAGRPPVHKSNHVPSRYSASSNGYRLSDYV; encoded by the coding sequence ATGGCCCGCACAGTGGTCCAGCTCCTGGGCTTCCTCCTGGGTCTTGTGGGCATGATTGGCACTCTCATCGCCACGGTTTTGCCGCACTGGCGCCGGACGGCGTACATAGGGTCCAACATCATCACGGTGACTGGCTACATGACGGGACTGTGGATGGAGTGCGTGTGGCGCAGCACGGGCATCTACCAGTGCCAGGTGCACCGGTCCCTGCTGGCCCTGCCGTCCGACCTGCAGGCCGCGCGGGCGCTCATGGTGCTCGCCTGCTTCGCCTCGGCCTTCGCCACCGCCGCCTCGGCCACGGGCATGAAGTGCACCCGCTGCTTCCACCGCTCTTCGTTCAAGAGCACGCTGGTGGTGGGCGGCGGCCTCCTCTTCGGGGCGAGCGGGCTGCTCTGCCTGGTGACCGTGTCCTGGACCACCAGCGACGTGGTGCGCGACTTCCACAACCCCCTGCAGCCCGGCGTCAAGTACGAGATCGGCCAGGCCGTCTACCTGGGGTTCTTCTCCGCCTTCCTGAGCCTGGCTGGCGGGGTCGCGCTCTGCCTGTCCTGCGAGGACCcccctcgccgccccccccggagctgccccccccacgcccgcccccactaccccccgccgccccgcagTGCCTCGCAAAAGCCGCCTCCCCCGTACCGACCCCCTGCTGGCCGACCCCCTGTCCACAAGAGCAACCACGTCCCCTCCCGCTACTCGGCCTCCAGTAATGggtacagactcagtgactACGTGTGA